The Fimbriimonas ginsengisoli Gsoil 348 genome window below encodes:
- a CDS encoding sugar phosphate isomerase/epimerase family protein, whose translation MLITRTGGFPIGFRRGWSDWQKDLDGMIAWAKANDLGVVDLGGDSDQIGGKVAGAGLRIGSADLPAWSGLITADTAKREEAVAKQAAYVEACAKHGIRNYFLVMLPDDASKPRSENFALMVEGLNLLTPHLEKHGGRLVIEGWPGPGALCCTPEGYRGVIREVASKSVGINYDPSHLLRMGIDPIRFLGEFAERVYHVHGKDTEVFPEGQYEYGTEQPATFAKGHGFGAHHWRYTIPGHGETRWTKAFEILKGAGYDGAVSIELEDENFNGSEAGEKQGILAGAHFLASC comes from the coding sequence ATTCCCCATTGGTTTTCGACGCGGCTGGTCCGACTGGCAGAAGGACCTCGACGGGATGATCGCTTGGGCCAAGGCGAACGACCTCGGCGTGGTCGACCTCGGCGGAGATTCGGATCAGATCGGGGGGAAAGTCGCGGGTGCGGGATTGCGGATCGGATCGGCCGATCTTCCGGCGTGGTCGGGTCTGATCACGGCCGATACGGCCAAGCGTGAGGAAGCCGTGGCCAAGCAAGCGGCGTACGTCGAGGCGTGTGCCAAGCACGGCATTCGTAACTACTTCCTCGTCATGCTGCCGGACGACGCGAGCAAGCCGCGGAGCGAGAATTTCGCCTTGATGGTCGAGGGGTTGAACCTGCTGACGCCGCATCTGGAGAAGCACGGCGGCCGATTGGTCATCGAGGGTTGGCCCGGACCAGGCGCTCTCTGCTGCACGCCGGAAGGGTACCGAGGCGTGATCCGGGAGGTCGCCTCTAAGTCGGTCGGTATCAACTACGATCCGTCCCACCTCCTTCGCATGGGAATCGACCCGATCCGCTTCCTCGGCGAGTTCGCGGAGCGCGTGTACCACGTCCACGGTAAAGACACCGAGGTCTTCCCGGAAGGCCAGTACGAATACGGCACGGAGCAGCCCGCTACCTTCGCCAAAGGCCACGGTTTTGGCGCGCACCACTGGCGCTATACCATTCCCGGCCACGGCGAGACCAGGTGGACTAAGGCATTCGAGATCCTCAAGGGCGCCGGTTACGACGGCGCGGTATCGATCGAGCTAGAAGACGAAAACTTCAACGGCTCCGAAGCGGGCGAAAAGCAAGGCATCCTCGCCGGCGCTCACTTCTTGGCTAGCTGTTAA
- a CDS encoding GxxExxY protein: MPEPIPPRLNQITREVISAAIAVHQTLDPGLLESVYEACLAHELRSRGIAFRQQVGLPVIYGEIRLEAGLRLDLLVEELVIIEIKAVDALNPIHDAQLLTYLKLSGRRLGLLINFNVVVLKQGLRRVVL; encoded by the coding sequence GTGCCTGAGCCTATCCCGCCAAGACTTAATCAGATTACGCGTGAGGTGATATCGGCGGCGATTGCGGTGCACCAGACTCTCGATCCTGGGCTGTTGGAATCCGTTTACGAGGCTTGTCTAGCACATGAGCTACGCTCGCGTGGGATTGCTTTCCGGCAGCAAGTTGGGCTTCCCGTGATTTACGGCGAAATACGACTCGAAGCCGGCTTACGGCTCGACCTTCTTGTAGAGGAGCTCGTGATCATCGAAATCAAAGCCGTCGACGCCCTCAATCCTATCCACGACGCTCAGCTCTTAACGTACCTTAAGCTTAGCGGACGCAGGCTGGGGCTCCTGATCAACTTCAACGTCGTCGTCCTAAAGCAAGGCCTCCGCAGAGTGGTGTTATAA
- the fabD gene encoding ACP S-malonyltransferase — MIAIVFPGQGSQKPGMGKELVEASPEARDVFRRVSDAVGFDVEKLCFESDEETLRQTQNAQIALFACGVAAYRALEARLPDQRVGAMAGHSIGEYPALVAAGVFTLEEGARLVRTRGDLMARSGQERPGTMAAVLGLERDLLEEACREVEGIAVIANDNCPGQLVISGEVEAVRLAGLAAQAKGAKRVLPLNVSGAFHSPLMEVPAREMGVALRQATVSPATAKVYSNVTSEAVEDVASIPALLERQLSSPVRWTESVQHMIRDGVDTFIECGTGEVLCGLIRRTDKSVRTMAVQDLASLEAVATGG, encoded by the coding sequence ATGATCGCGATCGTGTTTCCGGGGCAAGGTAGCCAAAAGCCTGGAATGGGCAAAGAGCTGGTGGAGGCGAGCCCGGAGGCGCGCGACGTGTTCCGACGGGTAAGCGACGCGGTCGGCTTCGACGTGGAGAAGCTCTGCTTTGAATCCGACGAAGAGACCCTGAGGCAGACTCAGAACGCCCAGATCGCGTTGTTCGCCTGCGGGGTGGCGGCATACCGGGCGCTTGAAGCGCGGCTGCCAGACCAACGGGTGGGGGCGATGGCCGGTCACAGCATCGGCGAGTACCCAGCCCTCGTGGCGGCCGGCGTTTTCACCTTGGAAGAGGGAGCTCGTCTCGTCCGCACGCGCGGAGATCTGATGGCGCGAAGCGGCCAGGAGCGACCGGGGACGATGGCGGCCGTCCTGGGTCTTGAGCGAGATCTTCTGGAGGAGGCCTGTCGAGAAGTGGAGGGAATCGCCGTCATTGCGAACGACAACTGCCCCGGCCAACTCGTCATCAGCGGAGAAGTCGAAGCCGTGAGATTGGCCGGCCTCGCGGCTCAGGCAAAGGGGGCCAAGCGGGTGCTCCCGCTGAATGTCAGCGGGGCGTTCCACAGCCCGCTTATGGAGGTCCCCGCCCGCGAGATGGGCGTCGCCCTGCGGCAGGCCACCGTCTCACCCGCCACCGCGAAGGTTTACAGCAACGTCACCTCGGAGGCGGTGGAAGATGTCGCGTCGATTCCCGCACTCCTCGAGCGCCAGCTCTCAAGTCCGGTCCGCTGGACCGAGTCGGTTCAGCATATGATTCGCGACGGGGTGGATACCTTCATCGAATGCGGCACCGGCGAGGTGCTCTGCGGGCTGATACGCCGAACGGATAAATCGGTGCGTACAATGGCGGTGCAAGACCTAGCCTCGCTTGAGGCAGTTGCTACGGGGGGATAA
- a CDS encoding glycoside hydrolase family 71/99-like protein, which yields MLFPVLALLTTPAKPLLLAHYMPWYGAKPESREWGWHWTMGKLDPDKEQNGRRPAASHFYPLMGLYDSGDPQALECHALLLKFAGIDGVFVDWYGNLNVYDYAINHRNTERMFAAVKKAGLKFSLVYEDQTVPNLIKFGKFQKEQAVDQGKLLMRWLQEHWFRSPSYLKLDGKPVLLVFGPQYYKPEDWSSLFEGLSPQPALFTLHHRRGPAIGAYDWPLPAGGWEGSQKERAAFYDRAKDWPAVIPAAYPRFRDFYKDAGIHDSWGNIDDQNGATYERTLKDALSRKAPFAQIATWNDWGEGTMIEPSAEFGYRDLETTQRLHRSRYRAADLRLPIRLYRLQKKHPADAKLAKISEMLFRDRLTEARRALDQYEKDSNLAQATSG from the coding sequence ATGCTTTTCCCCGTTTTGGCGCTTCTCACCACCCCGGCGAAGCCACTGTTGTTGGCGCACTACATGCCTTGGTACGGGGCGAAGCCGGAAAGCCGGGAGTGGGGGTGGCACTGGACGATGGGGAAGCTCGACCCAGACAAGGAGCAAAACGGACGCCGGCCCGCGGCTAGCCACTTCTACCCGCTCATGGGGCTGTACGACTCCGGCGACCCGCAGGCGCTGGAGTGTCACGCATTGCTGCTGAAATTCGCCGGGATCGATGGGGTTTTCGTCGACTGGTACGGCAACCTCAACGTTTACGACTACGCGATCAACCATCGAAACACAGAGCGAATGTTCGCGGCGGTCAAGAAGGCGGGGCTCAAGTTCTCGCTCGTTTACGAGGATCAAACCGTGCCGAACCTGATCAAATTTGGCAAGTTCCAAAAGGAGCAAGCGGTAGACCAGGGCAAGCTGCTCATGCGGTGGCTGCAGGAGCACTGGTTTCGTTCCCCCTCGTACCTGAAGCTCGACGGCAAGCCGGTGCTGCTCGTGTTCGGGCCTCAATATTACAAGCCGGAAGATTGGTCTTCTCTGTTCGAAGGGCTCTCGCCTCAGCCGGCGCTTTTCACGCTTCACCACCGACGCGGACCGGCGATCGGCGCCTACGACTGGCCGCTGCCGGCTGGTGGATGGGAGGGGAGCCAGAAAGAACGAGCCGCATTCTACGATAGGGCCAAAGATTGGCCGGCCGTCATCCCGGCCGCTTATCCGCGATTTCGCGACTTCTACAAAGACGCCGGCATTCACGACTCCTGGGGGAATATCGACGACCAGAACGGCGCGACCTACGAGCGAACCTTGAAGGACGCCCTTAGCCGCAAGGCGCCGTTCGCGCAAATCGCGACATGGAACGACTGGGGGGAGGGAACGATGATCGAGCCGTCGGCCGAGTTCGGCTATCGAGATCTCGAAACCACGCAGCGGCTTCACCGCAGCCGTTACCGGGCCGCCGACCTGCGCCTCCCGATCCGCCTCTACCGGCTCCAAAAGAAGCATCCGGCCGACGCAAAGCTTGCCAAGATATCGGAGATGCTCTTTAGAGACCGGCTAACCGAAGCGCGAAGGGCGCTCGACCAGTACGAGAAAGATTCCAACCTGGCCCAAGCTACGTCTGGATAA
- a CDS encoding MFS transporter: MSPTPETRDPYAALRFRDVRMLIASAALSGLAGRGLAVVIGFQVYAITKDPLALGFLGLVEAIPALSLVLYGGHVADNRDRRMLVLLTGTVSVLCALAFAALSWWIAKPPVLALYGIVFVAGIARGFANPAGSAFEAQVVPREVYVNASAWSSSVWQMSAIAGPMMAGFAFAGLGPARTYLIIAGLQILSWGCVYQVAKRPIPESQPHESVWLSIREGIHFVVHNQSLVGSMALDLFAVFFGGAIALLPIFATDILKVGPQGFGFLNAAPSVGALLVMLWTTRHPPVKRAGVNLLLSVGAFGISMIVFGVSKNFYLSLLALAASGGFDGVNMVIRGVILRMLTPEHLRGRVAAVSWVFIGSSNELGAMESGIFARLMGTARSVWAGGVLTLLVVAATAKLAPELRRLSFEPKEV, encoded by the coding sequence ATGAGTCCCACCCCCGAAACCCGCGATCCGTACGCGGCGTTGCGGTTTCGCGATGTCCGGATGCTCATCGCCTCTGCGGCCCTTTCCGGGCTTGCCGGGCGTGGTTTGGCGGTAGTGATCGGCTTCCAGGTCTACGCCATCACCAAAGATCCGCTGGCGCTGGGGTTCCTGGGGTTGGTGGAGGCGATTCCGGCATTATCGCTGGTGCTGTACGGTGGGCATGTCGCGGACAACCGAGACCGGCGGATGCTGGTCCTGTTAACCGGAACCGTTTCGGTCCTGTGCGCGCTGGCCTTTGCCGCGCTCTCATGGTGGATCGCCAAGCCGCCGGTTCTGGCTCTGTACGGAATCGTATTTGTGGCGGGAATCGCACGCGGTTTCGCTAACCCAGCCGGATCGGCATTCGAAGCCCAGGTTGTCCCGCGCGAAGTCTATGTCAACGCCTCCGCTTGGTCGAGCAGCGTCTGGCAGATGTCCGCGATCGCGGGACCGATGATGGCGGGTTTCGCCTTCGCCGGACTCGGGCCGGCCAGGACGTACCTCATCATCGCGGGTCTACAGATTCTTAGCTGGGGATGCGTCTACCAGGTCGCGAAGCGTCCGATTCCGGAGTCGCAGCCGCATGAATCGGTGTGGCTCAGCATTCGTGAGGGAATCCATTTTGTGGTCCACAACCAGTCGCTGGTCGGCTCGATGGCGCTGGATCTGTTCGCCGTCTTTTTCGGTGGGGCCATTGCACTTCTGCCGATCTTTGCGACCGACATCCTGAAAGTCGGGCCGCAAGGGTTCGGGTTCCTGAACGCGGCGCCCTCCGTCGGCGCGCTTCTCGTGATGCTCTGGACCACCCGGCACCCGCCGGTAAAGCGGGCTGGAGTCAACCTCTTGCTTTCCGTCGGGGCGTTTGGAATCTCGATGATCGTATTCGGCGTCTCGAAAAACTTCTATCTCTCGCTCTTAGCCTTGGCCGCAAGCGGCGGTTTCGACGGAGTAAATATGGTGATCCGGGGAGTGATCCTGCGGATGCTCACGCCGGAGCATCTGCGCGGACGGGTCGCCGCCGTGAGCTGGGTCTTCATCGGATCATCTAACGAGCTGGGCGCCATGGAGAGCGGAATTTTCGCCCGGCTGATGGGCACGGCTCGCTCGGTATGGGCGGGAGGTGTGCTGACCCTCTTGGTCGTCGCAGCAACGGCAAAGCTGGCGCCGGAGCTACGACGACTGTCCTTCGAGCCGAAAGAAGTGTAA
- a CDS encoding S10 family peptidase, giving the protein MPVPLLALLALAQTPAAPAVDSNWVRREHSATLAGKALSYTTTAGSMPIRNNQGETEGRIFFTAYRVKESGAKRPVTFVFNGGPGSASLWLHLGFVGPKRVKMEPDGMMPPPPYELVANDESLLPETDLVMIDPVGTGYSRPEKPEYGKKFWGVQEDIRSVGEFIRMYLTEEQRWLSPVFVLGESYGGIRGAGLAEWLNGNGIGLNGLILVSPYLNGNTADFSKANDQPYAFYLPTYSAAAWYHHKLPADLEKKPVGEVVKEVQAWVYDEYLPALTRGDTLSPDKRKAIRQKLQRYTGLSETYLENTNLRIRDNSFYKELRRADHYSVGRLDARFVGLDRLWSDAGPDFDAANSAITPPFVSCMNDYVRGELGFKSDLKYYVLGEGLTDSWNFGSGALDTSESLRNALHQNPYTKLFVAMGYYDFACPLGTVEQSINQMELDPRLKSNIHRGYYPAGHMMYLDTPSRRKLHDDLAGFYREAIAPKAPAGTIRE; this is encoded by the coding sequence ATGCCCGTCCCGCTCCTCGCTCTCCTTGCTCTTGCTCAAACTCCGGCCGCACCGGCGGTCGACTCCAATTGGGTTCGCCGCGAACATAGCGCGACTCTTGCCGGTAAGGCGCTTAGTTACACCACTACCGCGGGGTCGATGCCGATTCGGAACAATCAAGGCGAGACGGAAGGGCGGATTTTCTTCACGGCTTACCGGGTGAAAGAGAGCGGCGCGAAGCGGCCGGTGACGTTCGTTTTCAACGGAGGACCCGGCTCGGCATCGCTCTGGCTACATCTGGGGTTCGTCGGCCCCAAACGCGTGAAGATGGAGCCAGATGGGATGATGCCGCCGCCCCCTTATGAGCTGGTGGCGAACGACGAATCGCTATTGCCGGAGACGGACCTTGTCATGATCGACCCGGTGGGCACCGGCTACAGCCGGCCGGAGAAGCCGGAGTACGGAAAGAAATTCTGGGGCGTGCAGGAAGATATCCGGAGCGTCGGCGAGTTCATCCGGATGTATCTGACGGAGGAGCAGCGGTGGCTTTCGCCGGTCTTCGTCCTGGGAGAAAGCTACGGAGGGATCCGAGGCGCTGGTCTCGCCGAGTGGCTGAACGGCAACGGAATCGGCCTCAACGGCCTCATTTTGGTTTCGCCATACCTGAACGGAAACACCGCCGACTTCAGCAAGGCGAACGATCAGCCGTATGCTTTCTACCTCCCCACCTATTCCGCCGCCGCCTGGTACCACCACAAGCTTCCCGCGGATCTGGAAAAGAAGCCGGTCGGCGAGGTAGTGAAGGAGGTTCAAGCGTGGGTTTACGACGAGTATCTGCCCGCGCTGACCCGCGGCGATACTCTTTCGCCAGACAAACGAAAGGCGATCCGCCAGAAGCTCCAGCGGTACACCGGCCTCAGCGAAACGTATCTAGAGAACACGAATTTGCGCATCCGCGACAACAGCTTCTACAAGGAGCTGCGACGCGCCGACCACTACAGCGTTGGTCGCCTCGATGCCCGCTTTGTTGGCCTCGACCGGCTTTGGTCGGACGCCGGTCCGGACTTCGACGCGGCCAACAGCGCCATCACGCCCCCGTTCGTCTCCTGCATGAACGACTACGTTCGGGGCGAGCTTGGCTTTAAGAGCGACCTCAAATACTACGTGCTTGGGGAGGGGCTCACCGACTCCTGGAATTTTGGCTCCGGCGCGCTCGATACCAGCGAGTCGCTCCGGAACGCGCTTCACCAGAACCCGTACACCAAGCTCTTTGTGGCGATGGGATACTACGACTTCGCGTGTCCGCTCGGTACCGTCGAGCAGTCGATCAACCAGATGGAGCTCGATCCGCGACTCAAGTCGAACATCCACCGCGGCTACTACCCGGCCGGCCACATGATGTACCTCGACACTCCCAGCCGCCGTAAGCTGCACGACGATCTCGCCGGTTTCTACCGCGAGGCGATCGCGCCGAAGGCGCCAGCCGGGACGATCAGGGAGTAG
- a CDS encoding Uma2 family endonuclease, which translates to MEAMMGISDAELMQVIDEAHEAGVKLEIHQGLPIWEFLPSPIHAIVAERVSQSVRKTTGDESGCGCFHYQDMSIRFPDGSIRRPDISIFCEEPSPTQTATTSIPKAVVEIVSPGSEIKDLELSPPFYLLHGVLDVVVFDPRTGMASHFRREERKQLQSPFELALECGCSVSV; encoded by the coding sequence ATGGAAGCGATGATGGGGATATCGGACGCCGAGCTGATGCAAGTGATTGACGAAGCCCACGAAGCTGGCGTCAAGCTTGAGATCCACCAAGGGCTGCCGATTTGGGAGTTTCTTCCCTCGCCGATTCATGCGATTGTCGCTGAGCGAGTTTCCCAATCCGTCCGCAAGACGACTGGCGACGAAAGCGGTTGCGGATGTTTTCACTACCAAGATATGTCGATACGATTCCCCGATGGGTCGATCCGCCGTCCGGATATCTCGATCTTCTGCGAAGAGCCGTCGCCTACTCAGACGGCGACGACCTCGATTCCAAAAGCGGTCGTGGAAATCGTTTCTCCGGGGTCCGAGATAAAGGATCTGGAGCTAAGCCCGCCTTTCTATTTGCTCCACGGAGTTCTCGATGTCGTCGTGTTCGACCCCCGAACCGGCATGGCTTCGCACTTCCGGCGAGAAGAACGAAAGCAGCTTCAATCGCCTTTTGAACTTGCGCTCGAGTGTGGCTGTAGCGTGAGTGTGTAG
- the rimO gene encoding 30S ribosomal protein S12 methylthiotransferase RimO, whose product MPVVSSSSKVRIVTLGCAKNEVDSEEIAGVLLGAGYDVDGAAKKTALTIINTCGFLESAKDESVKAIKEAVREKRAGRTGKVIVAGCLAQRLGPELQRLAPGADLYIGVGQMARFAEIALEVQQAREANVEVTAPHHRWADVQTRARSGRPWSAYLKISEGCDHKCTFCTIPSFRGGHQSKPIERVLAEAQHLARTGAQEINLIAQDVTQYGFDLYREFTLPKLLRELNAVDGIKWIRLLYFYPNRLTDEVIETMSSCEKVLPYIDIPLQHTHPDTLRRMHRPWDGERYLRLFEKVRAAMPQCAIRTTFIVGFPGETDAEFQHMIDFTRDARLDRVGAFMFSKEPGTPAHDLENQVAPRIKQERYDRLMRLQQGISLEKNEAWIGRDLQVLIEDKRDGWLIGRSHRDAPEIDGLVFVQGEAEPGSIVTARVNGAEHYDLYAEMTRIPVSAARTMTPLRMAGPAKPL is encoded by the coding sequence ATGCCCGTGGTTTCTTCGTCGTCAAAGGTCCGGATCGTTACGCTCGGTTGCGCCAAGAATGAGGTGGATAGCGAGGAGATCGCGGGCGTCCTGCTCGGCGCTGGATACGACGTCGACGGCGCGGCCAAGAAGACGGCGCTGACGATTATCAACACCTGCGGCTTCCTCGAATCCGCAAAGGACGAGTCGGTCAAGGCGATCAAAGAAGCGGTTCGCGAGAAGCGAGCGGGGCGCACCGGCAAGGTCATCGTGGCGGGCTGTCTCGCCCAACGGCTCGGGCCGGAGCTCCAGCGACTTGCGCCGGGGGCGGACCTGTACATCGGCGTCGGGCAAATGGCCCGGTTCGCCGAGATTGCGCTGGAGGTTCAGCAGGCGCGCGAGGCAAACGTCGAGGTGACGGCGCCCCACCACCGATGGGCCGATGTTCAGACCCGCGCGAGGTCCGGCCGGCCGTGGAGCGCCTACCTCAAGATTTCGGAGGGGTGCGACCACAAATGCACCTTCTGCACCATCCCATCGTTTCGCGGCGGACATCAGAGCAAGCCGATCGAGCGTGTCCTCGCCGAAGCGCAACACCTGGCAAGGACCGGAGCCCAAGAGATCAACCTGATTGCCCAGGATGTGACTCAGTACGGCTTCGATCTATACCGCGAGTTCACCCTGCCGAAGCTGCTCCGCGAGCTCAACGCCGTCGACGGGATCAAGTGGATCCGGCTGCTTTACTTCTATCCGAACCGCCTCACCGACGAAGTGATCGAGACGATGTCGTCGTGCGAGAAAGTGCTGCCCTACATCGACATCCCGCTGCAGCACACCCACCCCGACACCCTTCGCCGGATGCACCGGCCGTGGGACGGCGAGCGATACCTACGACTCTTCGAAAAAGTACGGGCGGCGATGCCGCAGTGCGCGATTCGGACGACTTTCATCGTCGGCTTTCCGGGTGAAACTGATGCCGAGTTCCAGCACATGATCGATTTCACCCGCGACGCCCGGCTCGACCGGGTCGGCGCCTTCATGTTCAGCAAGGAGCCCGGCACCCCGGCCCACGATCTCGAGAACCAGGTCGCACCGCGAATAAAGCAGGAGCGATACGACCGGCTCATGCGCCTCCAGCAAGGGATCTCGCTGGAGAAGAACGAGGCCTGGATCGGCCGCGATCTCCAAGTGTTGATCGAAGACAAACGCGACGGCTGGCTCATCGGCCGCTCGCACCGCGACGCCCCGGAGATCGACGGTCTCGTTTTCGTCCAAGGCGAAGCGGAGCCGGGAAGCATCGTCACCGCCCGGGTGAACGGCGCGGAGCATTACGACTTATACGCGGAGATGACCCGCATTCCGGTCTCGGCAGCCCGAACGATGACTCCGCTTCGCATGGCTGGCCCGGCCAAGCCACTGTAG
- a CDS encoding TIM-barrel domain-containing protein encodes MFGYLALAARVPVAVECGDIKIQILSPSLFRLEKKGPKGFEDRATFNVVNRDIGSPRFLSKASGNEIEIKTPRFIIRCPKVAHSLSEVKVTTPGGETLYQPKDEPVPSQFLPAPGKMPKTWAMSDYPRLVQAGKGWDRGNNATDLYVFVPTDYQNLRHDFLALTGPTEKPPLYALGFIDSRYHPYTEQEALGVIDTYRKKRIPLDMFVVDTDWRINGSHGYEVESKYFPDMPRFMREAHDRNVRLMFNDHPDPVSPDPLSPKELEYRRKGLTKMLGMGLDVWWYDRNWSTSLGEPLPGLRKEVWGQWLYRTITLDFRPELRPLIMTNFQGIDNGYRSYAPQPAGHRYPMWWTGDTRAEWEFLQRGVQNGVDMGVLALTPFLGEDLGGHVGQPSPELYVRYLQYGCLSPTTRVHCTRGETRYPWEYGPQAERIVTDYARLRYRLMPTLYSAAHQAYEDGTPLLRRCDLEWPTYAEAAHNDQYMLGGDLLVAPIISSESETATPIPTGGLKAEFFKGVELAGEPVLTRTDSQLSFDWGEGAPAAGVPEDRFSARWTGETAPAPKTGTYTIVTHSDDGIRLWFDGRKVVDAWRPQNNEVHSFKVQLEAGSRHTIRLEYYEGTGNARIKLAWIPPSDRPDGETKRDVWIPPGQWRSVYTGETVQGPRTVSVSAPLWQCPMWARAGGLITLAPEMQYTGEKPWDSLTLEAFALDRNGTVRRELVEDDGTSNEYLRNKVERTEISQTRQDNQITLTIGGSSGSFRNMPASRKWRVRLNLPVNGNVREVSIDGRPTREFQVVSGTSRPGAPLQGGNDARGRVLIADLPTASVRKGRTVTVWLR; translated from the coding sequence ATGTTCGGTTATTTGGCCCTCGCCGCTCGCGTCCCGGTCGCGGTGGAGTGCGGCGACATTAAGATTCAGATCCTCTCTCCGTCGCTCTTCCGATTGGAGAAGAAGGGCCCGAAAGGGTTTGAGGACCGTGCGACGTTCAACGTCGTCAATCGCGACATCGGGAGCCCGAGGTTCCTGAGCAAGGCGTCTGGCAACGAAATCGAGATCAAGACGCCGCGCTTCATCATCCGCTGCCCCAAGGTCGCCCACTCGCTGAGCGAGGTCAAGGTCACCACTCCGGGCGGCGAGACTTTGTACCAGCCGAAAGACGAGCCGGTCCCGTCCCAATTCCTACCCGCGCCCGGAAAGATGCCGAAGACGTGGGCGATGAGCGACTATCCCCGCCTGGTGCAAGCCGGCAAGGGCTGGGACCGAGGCAACAACGCTACCGACCTTTACGTCTTCGTCCCCACCGACTACCAGAATCTGCGCCACGACTTTCTCGCCCTTACCGGGCCGACCGAGAAGCCGCCGCTGTACGCCCTCGGCTTCATCGACAGCCGCTACCATCCCTATACCGAACAGGAAGCGCTCGGCGTCATCGATACCTACCGGAAGAAGCGGATCCCGCTCGACATGTTCGTGGTGGACACCGACTGGCGGATCAACGGCTCGCACGGATACGAGGTCGAGTCGAAGTATTTCCCGGATATGCCCCGGTTCATGCGCGAGGCTCACGATCGGAACGTGCGGTTGATGTTTAACGACCACCCGGATCCGGTTTCGCCCGATCCGCTCTCGCCGAAGGAGCTGGAGTACCGAAGAAAGGGGCTCACCAAGATGCTGGGGATGGGGCTCGACGTGTGGTGGTACGACCGGAACTGGTCGACCAGCCTTGGCGAGCCGCTTCCGGGCTTGCGCAAGGAGGTTTGGGGGCAGTGGCTTTACCGCACGATCACCCTCGATTTCCGGCCCGAGCTACGGCCGCTGATCATGACCAACTTCCAGGGGATCGACAACGGTTACCGGAGCTACGCGCCGCAGCCCGCCGGACACCGGTATCCGATGTGGTGGACTGGCGACACGCGGGCGGAGTGGGAATTCCTCCAGCGCGGAGTGCAGAACGGCGTGGACATGGGCGTGCTCGCGCTTACCCCGTTCCTCGGTGAGGACCTGGGCGGGCACGTCGGCCAGCCCTCCCCAGAGCTTTACGTTCGCTACCTTCAGTACGGCTGTCTCTCCCCGACGACCCGCGTCCATTGCACCCGTGGCGAGACGAGATATCCCTGGGAGTACGGACCCCAGGCCGAGCGGATCGTGACCGACTACGCGCGGCTCCGATATCGTCTGATGCCGACCCTCTACTCAGCGGCCCACCAGGCGTATGAGGACGGGACGCCGTTGCTGCGCCGTTGCGATCTGGAGTGGCCGACCTATGCTGAAGCGGCGCACAACGACCAGTACATGCTTGGCGGTGACCTCTTGGTCGCCCCAATTATATCGAGCGAGTCGGAGACGGCAACCCCGATTCCCACAGGCGGCTTGAAAGCCGAGTTCTTTAAGGGAGTGGAGTTGGCCGGGGAACCGGTCCTTACAAGGACCGATTCTCAACTATCGTTTGACTGGGGGGAGGGAGCGCCGGCGGCTGGCGTTCCGGAAGACAGATTCTCCGCCCGCTGGACCGGCGAGACCGCGCCTGCGCCAAAGACCGGGACCTATACGATCGTGACCCATTCGGACGACGGGATTCGGCTCTGGTTCGATGGGCGCAAGGTCGTCGATGCCTGGCGGCCGCAGAACAATGAGGTGCACTCGTTCAAGGTCCAGTTAGAGGCGGGAAGCCGCCACACGATCCGCCTCGAGTACTACGAAGGAACCGGCAACGCCCGGATCAAGCTGGCTTGGATTCCACCGAGCGACCGTCCCGATGGCGAAACGAAGCGAGACGTCTGGATCCCGCCGGGGCAGTGGCGCTCGGTCTATACCGGGGAGACCGTCCAAGGACCGCGAACGGTTTCCGTAAGCGCTCCGCTTTGGCAATGCCCGATGTGGGCTCGCGCCGGGGGCTTGATCACCCTGGCGCCGGAGATGCAGTACACGGGCGAGAAGCCCTGGGACTCGCTGACGCTCGAGGCGTTCGCCCTCGATAGGAACGGGACCGTGCGGCGCGAGCTCGTGGAGGACGACGGAACTTCCAACGAATACCTTCGAAACAAGGTGGAGCGAACGGAGATCTCCCAAACTCGGCAGGATAACCAAATCACGCTTACGATCGGCGGCTCTTCCGGTTCGTTCAGAAACATGCCGGCCTCTCGCAAGTGGCGGGTACGGCTGAACCTTCCGGTTAACGGCAACGTCCGCGAGGTCTCGATCGACGGCAGGCCGACTCGGGAGTTTCAGGTCGTGTCGGGAACGAGTCGCCCCGGGGCTCCGCTTCAAGGCGGCAACGATGCTCGTGGACGGGTTCTTATCGCCGACCTACCCACGGCCAGCGTCCGCAAAGGCAGAACCGTAACGGTTTGGCTCAGGTAA